ATTGAAATCTGAGTTTTTTCGAAGCTTTTCGACCGTTTTTGAAGGTTTATCGAACAGGAAGAGAAATCAAGTGAAGAGGACATGCACTATTGTATttcaattaaaacaaattttcttttcttgccTACTTTTTCTGGTTCATTATCCTAGCCATTAGATCTTTCAGAAATCAATGGctcaaaatccttctcacccttctcattttgagACCCCTTTTTATTGGATCccttccctatatatatatatatatatatatatatatatatatatatgtatatatatatatatatatatgtatatatatatacatatatatatatatatatacatatatatatatatatatatatgtatatatatatatatatgtatatatatatatatatatatgtatatatatatatatatatgtatatatatatatatatatatatgtatatatatatatatgtatatatatatatatatgtatatatatatatatatgtatatatatatatatatgtatatatatatatatatatatatgtatatatatatatatatatatatatatgtatatatatatatatgtatatatatatatatatgtatatatatatatatgtatatatatatatatgtatatatatatatgtatatatatatatatatatatatatatatatatatatatatatatatatatatatatatatatatatatatatatatatatgtgtgtgtgtgtgtgtgtgtatatatatataacagcaATTCACGGGGGTTTCCATTTTGAATCTGCTTTGGTTGCTGGCAAACACTTTCTTGTTTGCTGTCTTTTTAAactttgttattgttatcaaaGATCAAAGTTCTGGGAATCAATTTTCACTAATTATGGAAATTAATTTCATGTTTCAGCTAATAGATCGGGAACCAGTGGAAAGTGTTGTATTGTCTTGTGGAAAACCTAGTAAACTTTGAACATTGAGTTgttcttgctaatttttgtttgtaCTACTTGAAATGATCTTAGGAAAAGTTGTCATTACTTTTGTtaatttcattgtttatttgtgATGCATCTCAATGGTTGTGTTTGAAATGGCAAAGAGCTAAatgaaatttataaacaaattgGTAACACAACCTGTTGTAACTGcaaaaaggaagattttcaaaGCTAAAAATTTTGAGGTGATGAGTTAGTGGATTAATGGTTAAAGTTAGCGGTTAAAATTGCGAGATGATGGATGGGTGAAGAGACAATTGCAAAAAGGTTATTTCCGATTGACCGTTGTAGCAAATATCATTTTCAACTTCAAATAAATAAGAAGTATACATTatttaataagtcattttaatataatcCATAATAATTTGAAGGCAAAGTACTATAAATTTTTTGCCCATCGAAATAAGAGACATCATTTGAACCAaagatataaaatttttttcgtATATAGGTTACCATATACTGGGACACATGCGTTTTGATATCACAAACCAGGTTCAAGGGACATAGTTCATATGCACATGCTACTATCGAACAAATAGAAAATGATATCTCGCTCTTCCATTGCTAAGTTTTTCTTGTTAATTAACTCTGTTTCTACCAAAATATTTTGGACTACCATAGCTAGCCAGAGAAATAGGCTGCAAAGCATGCTTATTCCTTTCTGCTGATCAATGATGACGCATCATTGAGGCAGCAACATGTCTCCTTACAGTGCCAGCGCTTGTAGAATGCCATGATTCAGATTAAATAAACTGAAATCAAGAATGAAAGATATTCCTTGGGAGGGGGGGTGTCTTGCTGTGGCATGTGATTCAAAAGCTTCATTTCTTGGTTGAATAATGTGAAGTTGAAAGTGTGTTCAAATAAAGATAACTTGTAACTCTTCCATTTTACAAACTTCAGGTTCTGACTCTTCTGAGTGTATATCAGGTGTAGTGAAGTGGGATATACAATCTTTTGTCAACCACAGGAAAGCAAGTTTGCAAATATCCACCTTGGAACTGGTACATCATACACTATTGCTTTGCATATTGTTTTGCTTTTCTGCTTTGTGTAATTTGTATCAATCTGTCAAGTTTTTTTTTGGCTTGTTATCCGTCGGTGAGCAGTTGAAGGATACAATTCTTGAAGGCATCCATCCAGTTGCTGCATCCTTGAAGGAAAATTTTGGAGTTGATTTTGTGGATAAATGTTTGTTAAATTTGCCCTGTGATGGTAGTGATCCTACATCCTCCCTGTTAAGGAGCAATGAAGATGATTATGGTGGTAGAACCATGCTTGCAGAAGAAAATGGCTGTTTATAGTGAAGACTATGAGGAACTCATGGTTCTCGATAAAAAGTAGAGTATAGCAAAATGTCTAATAGAGTAAGTTATCAaagttcaattttcaatttatcccaTTAAATAGTGAAGCAGTAGTAATAATTTGCAACATACAAGTATATATTTCATGCTAAGGAAACAAAAGGAGTATACCTAATGATATATTCCTGTGGTATAGTGTACCAACCAAGAGGAGCAGCACCCATATCTTCCACAAAGCAAACTATTTGAAGCAGGTGGAAAATACTCCTACCAGACGGTACACTAGCTGATTATTCACATCCCAAGGCCTTGGCTTCTTCAGAGATTCAACTGATCATCAATCACTACCGACAAGCAGCCATAAATGCCATTCGAGGAAGTTTTGATGGTACAGGGATTCAACAGTATTTGTGTTGATCAATTATTTGTGTTGATTAAATAAGTACAGAGActaaaacattaattaattagACTTGGTCTTGGTACATTGTGTAGGCTACCAAGTTTTTCTATGGTGTTTTGTTATCCTGGGCTTTGCTCGTATGTTTATTGTGTAatttattttctacattaataaaatttcatCTCTCAAAAATAGTAGGagtagaaataataataataataataataataataataattaaaaataatttatcgcTATAATTAGTTAAAATGTTAGTTATGTTCATTAGCCACACTTATCAAGTGAGGAAAGTTTTCAACATGTATAAGCGTGGCTGAAGGTATTACTAGCCAAGCTTATTAGCACCTTTAGCCACGTTTATTAAGCGTGCCTAAAAATTTATCAACACAAGCAGAGACCACGCTTAATTAAACGTGGCTAAATCGATCAGTCTCACATATAAGCGTGCCTAACTGCATTTTTAAGTGTAGGTAGATGCAacttttttggattgattttGAGATGTAAAATTATCGAATTTATGCATTAATCAATTTCTATTAAGAATGTTGAAAAAATTAGTTTGACGACAGTTTAAGGGAACAATTTTACATAAGAgattagaaaaagaaaataattctaAAAAACATGCACAAGTTATAAAAATAAACTGTTTATtgacattttctttttttaataatagtcCGAATGTATTAAAAAACATCGCTCAAATAAATAGGAATATATTGTATTTGTCTATCAGATTCAGCATAGCCATCAACTAAGTTTTTACTTCACATTCAGTCATTCACACGAATATTTATGGGAAGGTGGAATGTATATTAACAATAGTGGTAGCTGCCCATCCAGCTGTTGTTATTAATCCACTTTCATGCTCAATGTGTTTTAACATTCTTTATAGTACATTACTATATATAGTCAAAAAACACTTTCATTACCATATTTGATTCTTGGATGCCGCTGTTTATTGGTTTTTTCGTCTTTTTTATTAGGTGtatattgaaaatatttagcAATTTGGTTATTACTATATATACTTTCTCTGCTCCAAAAAACTTGTaacgtttgtttttttttatgcaaTTCAGCACTAATTAAatctttaataaaaaatatagtaaaatttcacatggtagcactGAACTTTCAGGAAACGCCTGTGgtaacacttttgtaagatttttccacatgataacatccaatttatgccttatctaactgccgtagcattttccgttaaattcttgtcaatttccgtttaattaaccattttgacgtttctactcttgttaagtgttggttgttgtctttacaATTTGCCCTAAacaatttttatgctctcaaatttttaattcaccattttggtGTTTAATTCatcgtttaattcatcaacgctctcaaatgtttagggcaaattataaagacaagaactaacacttaataagggtagaaacatcaaaatggtggattaaacggaaattgaaaagaatttaacgaaaaattatacggcagttagataaggcataaattggatgctaccatgtggaaaatcttacaaaagtgctaccattgGCGTTTCATTAAAGTTCGATGCTACAatgtggaatttcccaaaaATTTATGTACAATAAAAAGTTGGAAAATTTCACATAGTGGCATCAAACTTTTATGAAACGCCAGTaatagcacttttgtaagattattCCACATTgtagcatctagtttatgccttatctaactgccgtaacatgtaaaattcttgttaatttccgtttaattcactattttgacgtttctacccttattaagtgttggttattgtctttataatttgccccaaaccatttttatgctattaaaagtttaattcatcaacgctctcaaatgtttagggcaaattataaagacaacaaccaacacgtATTAAGGGTAGaatgttaaaatggtgaattaaacggaaattgagaagaatttaacagaaaatgctaaggcgttagataaggcataaactggatgctatcatatggaaaaatcttacaaaagtgctaccactggcattccatgaaagttcgatgctaccatcTGGAATTGTTcctaaaaagttataaaaatttgatattaatgatatttgcaatgagatgaatcaaacaagattttacttaactatgttttaacttataggttaaaaactaatcacaaattaaggatGATCCATGAATTGTGTCATATCTCTAAAGTTGCAACTAATTTGGAACTAATAAAGTGGATTAGTAATgcttaaatttgaactaatcaTACCTAGTGTATTTTGAACATAGGAATTTATGATCTGGGTTTGGGGAGGAAAGGAAGATGTCAACTCATACCCAAAAAAAGAGGATGCTACCAAAGAGTCCATCGGCTCAAAAAAGATCCTCAAAATGATAAGCTCTTGCAAAGAAAATAATTGAGTGAAACTGAATCCGCAAGCTTGCATCTTATTATATAAGCTTGACCCTTAAacataaaattagaaataaataaaatatgtataaataaaataaaaataaatcggTAAGAAATAAGTAAAAGAATGATATGTAAAAGGCAAAGGTAAAGAACCGGAATACCAGCTAGTAACTGATAAGCGAGAGAGTATCAATAGTCTAATACATGGATAAGGCAAATGCAAAGGCAAAGGTAAAGAATGATAAGGCTCCAACTACCCATATCCCTGATCAGGTCCTCAAAGAGGTGTAAGTCATTCAAGTCATTTTTTTAGCAATCAAAACAATTTTAAGGGTTCAATGAAGCTCATATCAAAAAtccaactcaactaaaatttTAATCTAATGGTTGAAGCCGTAGGCCTCACATGAAAGCTCTTTGgtctagaagtgtggatgcagcacaaaCCCTCATACCTAGTGCGAAAGCAACAAATTCGTGACATCTTGTGACGATGATTGTGATGACGATGGCTTCTGATATAAtattaagaaaccaactcaatcaaaaacttaaccTTAATCTGATAATTAAAGCCTCAGAATATGTTATAATAGTGGTGGCAAAAATGAATAGGATAGATTACCCACCTAATAAAGTGAGTTGAGACCTTTAGAATAAAATTATAGGAAAAgggaagataagattaatgacGACATAATTTGCATTGGTGCATGAATATTGAAATTCCAAGTGGCAAGTGTTGATTGAGAAGAAGAGGCTAGACAATAGACTCTATAGCTTGAAATTGTTGGTGTAGAAAGGAGCAGCAAATCCTGAAGAGTCAAGCTCAGCTCAGTATTCCACTCACTTCCCACGCCAACCATTGGTTTAATTCCTTACGCTTTTGATGGGAATTTCCTACTTTTCGATTTGCCGTCAAAcctgattttttttaagtgggCAAATCTAGGGAATGTCAACACCATTTTACTCACTTACAAATGTTCTTATTCAACCaattatttttagagattgAATAAAGGAATAAATTGACTTAAATTTTCGACTCGATATGATCCTTTTTATTTCACacaaaacttcttaaaatattatatatttccataatattattttttgtttttcttttcataGCTACGCTTGTTAAAAAGCTTATCACATGAAAAGAAGAATATAAGAATCGATGATGACGACCATtgagattaaaattaaaatgatagaCTAAtcaatagtaatagtaatagcaTCTTTAATTTGACTGCTTTTGGATTCTGACTCCTCAAGCACTAAAAAATGTAGTGGCTTATGATCTCCTTGATGAACAAGAAAACTGtggggggggagggggggggggggggttaacattaaattgtactaattCAAGTCTTGTTCTGACTCATCTTACGACTAAGTAGTGCTGGCCGTCCTCCCTCTTAAACCTGCCACcttctttgtttttttgttggtggagaatttttgtatattttgtgTAACACTACCTACCTATTTCAATtcttctctatatatatattcatcaaTCAGATGTGAAACTGATCACTGCCTTCTCTTTATTTCTACATCATACTCCTATAAATTAGTTACatctttatttttgatttggAACCCAAGAAGAGAGCACGTTGATGCACGTCCATGCCCACCAACTGATATCATCATCATCCGATCTCATCTGATCTAGGTAAGTCATCATCATTAGGTGGGCTATAAGATTAGTGTAGATGAACTTATTGCCATTGCCACTGATTCAATTCATTAGTTTTTGAGTCAATCCCAAACTAATTATTTGCTAATAAAATGACGTGTGGTAAAAAGTAAAATTCTTTCGGTCGTAAATTCAAAGGGACAGAGAGTACATCATTATATTGTAATTGAGAATAAGATGGTGCGGATGATGTAAGAGTAAAAGACAGCAACACTGAACAGAGCATGCAAGTGTCAAGTGTCTCAAGTCTCAAAACTATAGATAGCTAAGTTCAGTTAGGAGACAAATTAAAGCTTCATTCTGGCTTTACACTTTATGTTTCTCACAACTTAATTTAGATATACTCCTACTTGTACACAGTAGACTAGTAGTACTTCAAAAATATAATGATTCAACCTTGTAAGTAGTAATGTATAACCTAGCTAGTAgttgatttataattataattataggtGCATGCATTACTATTTAGAGTAACCTGTATGTCGAGTAACTATTTATTAGAAATAATTATTATGCATCCATTATCACTGACTAGATTATCATGACCTATCTTGCTTTCTTTTTTCTTCACTACTCCAGACAAGAATCTAAAATCATGTATTATTACTTATTGGAGGATAAAGATGCACCAAaatattctctttttttttaggAATACTCCTGTCCTATTCACTATATTATAGGCATAGCAACCTTGGCTTTTTCGTTTCTGTATTTAATTATTACTCCAAATGCTGCATCAAAAGTCAAGTTTGATACTGgtcattttttttggtttgtttgtcTATGAACTATGAAGTGTAATTAAAGATTGATTGGTTGAATTTATAGTGTAGTGATCGATCTATTATCGGATCAGATTGGATGGGTTGGTGGGAGAGGATGAAGATAAGTAAGGTCCTTGTAATAGTAATGTTAATGGCAGTTACAGTAGAAGTGAGCATGGGAAAGCATAAAAAGCGGGATTCAGCAGAAACAACAAGTAGTGAAGCAAATTACAATTACTGTCTAAGTTGGAGAATGGCAGTTGAATCAAACAACATGCGAGGTTGGAGGACAATTCCAACACAGTGTTGGAGGTACATACAGAGTTACATGGTGGGTGGTCAGTACACACGTGATATAAGCTTGATTGTCGACCAAATATATGCTTATCTTGATGATTCTGTTTCACCCCTTGCTGATGGCTTTGATGCTTGGGTCTTTGATGTCGATGATACTTGTCTTTCTAACCTCTTTTATTATCAAGCAAAACGCTTCGggtaaaaacttttttatttttcattttttctttctttcttttcttttctttcttaatattaataactGGTAACTGTAGGTGTGACCCCTACAATCCAACTGAGTTTAGATTATGGGCGCTAAAAGGGGAGAGTCCAGCAATTCCTGCAGTCTTACAATTGTTCAATAAATTGACTCTAACAGGATTCAAGGTGATGTTAATAACTGGAAGGGACGAAGAGACCCTTTTCGatgctacttttgataatctCACACAAGAAGGTTTCATTGGCTATGAACGTCTCATTATGAGGTTGGTACATGCCAATAGTAGATTAACTTAACcaactaaatttaattcatgttttTTGGCTTCTTAATCTCCTCGATAATGATTTCCAAACTATGTATTATTGGGCAAGGTCACCTGAATATAGAGGACAAGGTGCAATGATGTTCAAGTCAGAGATGAGAAAGCAGCTGATAGAGCAAGGCTACAGAATCTGGGGAAATGTAGGAGACCAATGGAGTGACCTCCAAGGCAATTTTACTGGTGATAGAACATTTAAGCTTCCAAATCCCATGTACTTTGTTCCTTAATCTTCTTCTCTACTCCTTGTTAGGACCAATTTTCGTGTGTGGATCCCCTCATCCCTACCAACATGTAAAACTTATAGAGCTATGTTCTATGGTTAATGCCTATTTCGTGCATGCATGTAAATTTGTGAAGAAACAAGATGATTTCGGAACAACAAACTTGTCTTAAGGAAACACAGTTGGTCAGCAACTACATAGATTCATAGCCACATACTCGGCATCATCTGTATATCTCAGTCATGTATGTGATGAAAACAACCTATCATCATAGATTCATAGCAACTCAAGCACGAGGTTGAGAGAAAGAATTAATAGATCAAAGTTTCGGAAGGCTGACTATAAtccttaaaaattcaaaaattcagAAGGCTGACTATAAGGTTACAGGAAAACAAAATACCATTCAGTCTAACAATACTGTGGATGAAACACACAGCGGTTGCACTGTTGGGAATTATGTGAGAACTTGGGTTTGACAACTTACATCAGAATTCAGAAAGCCTGCATATATTAAATTAGCTTAATTCCTGAAATGTGTCTTTATAGTTGGGGCTGTATAAAATCTGCCATTTACTCTTTAATGGTGTAAAATCCCAACATTTCCTCTTCCACGGGATGAGTTTCGCCAACAACAACAAGACAATGGAGTGGAGCTCCAAAATCAACAGTAAGCAGCTGCTTCATGGAACCAGCAACAATGATTTGATCCTCACTTCCCAACCGGGCAAAACCCACACAAGTGGTGTTTTCATTGTAAGCTGCATTACGAATATTTTCTATCAATCACACAGGTTCACTTCTTGACAGATTGACATAACTGATTAGTGATTGCATGGATGAAATGACAATTCCaggaaaaacaacaaaaaaaaataataacctaCCTGATTCACCTAACTTCTGCCCTACCTCCAGCAGTTGCTCAATTGCTGTTCCAATGGACATGAACCTCGGTGCTTCATACACCTTTTTTCCCCTGAAAATAACTTTGATTAAAAGCCGTCGAACGCACTTGATGGCGAGAAAATTGAATTTAGTTGTTAGCAAATGTTAACCTGCAGAGGGATTCCAATGACGGTTCCTTCACTTTTATATCTGCAATAGCAGAAGTCATACGTCGGTTTGAATGCAACAGATCCAGAAAACCATGCATGGAGCAAATGCAAAATACCAAAATATAACAACTAAGGTCACCATATGAAAAGAAGTATTATTATGTTTCAGTTGATACAAACGGATTTTGACATCCACATCAGCAACAATACTTAAAGGTAAGAAATCTTCATTACCTGAAAAATACCTGAAGAATCATCTATAAGCTAATACCGGATTATCAGTATTCACTTTAACACACTAATTCCTGTGATTTTAGCCACTACAGGATTACAGCTTACAAAATCACAATCTTGGTCATTCTGATGATTTTTCTGAAGTTTATatgttttgtaatttatttgttaGGAGTGGAGGTCCAATTGTACCATATTGGAGTTTCTAACTTCGTCACTTACTTTCatgattcatcatcattcatcaaatCATCTACATAGTAGACTAGGAAAATCAACAATTCAAAACACTTCCGTCTTCAGAAATTTAATCAAACTGTCGACCCAGGTTCCCTGAATATTCCCAACTACTGAATCATTTTTCCAAAATAGATCAGCATTTCAGAGATTTGCACTAAAGATATctgaaaaattttcatgtcATATACCTAGAGAACTAAATGAAGCCTCAAGCTCAAGGGTACCTGGTGATTTACCACctttcaacaaattaaattatcatcagTGAACTCTAGTCTTCTAAATTCAGTACTTCTATAACACTagttcatttatgattttagtTAAGCGCTTCCCACAATTTATCTCTCTTATTTTCACTAGTTTAAGCTCAAGTCCACACAAATAAGTCCAACACACCACTATTAAGTTCAGATAAGTATAAGTTCAGCACAAATTAGCCAAGGAGAACAAGCCCTTATTATCTGCAtgcttttattattttatatgccACTAGATTTATCTTCAACTTTACTTGGTTAATCCCAAAAAACACTTCAATTAATCAACTACATAGGTGTTTGAATGGTTAAACCTCTCTGATGGCCTGGCTAGGGATAGTGGCagttggaggcgtcatatccatgttttagaatACTGATGCactcttagattaccttttggtgttcttgccatcttgcttctctcgtttattttattattagttttttttgttctcttttattttgtagttggttctacttatttatt
The sequence above is drawn from the Amaranthus tricolor cultivar Red isolate AtriRed21 chromosome 5, ASM2621246v1, whole genome shotgun sequence genome and encodes:
- the LOC130813884 gene encoding acid phosphatase 1, which produces MGWWERMKISKVLVIVMLMAVTVEVSMGKHKKRDSAETTSSEANYNYCLSWRMAVESNNMRGWRTIPTQCWRYIQSYMVGGQYTRDISLIVDQIYAYLDDSVSPLADGFDAWVFDVDDTCLSNLFYYQAKRFGCDPYNPTEFRLWALKGESPAIPAVLQLFNKLTLTGFKVMLITGRDEETLFDATFDNLTQEGFIGYERLIMRSPEYRGQGAMMFKSEMRKQLIEQGYRIWGNVGDQWSDLQGNFTGDRTFKLPNPMYFVP